In a single window of the Pseudodesulfovibrio profundus genome:
- the nifK gene encoding nitrogenase molybdenum-iron protein subunit beta produces the protein MALLRHTPAEVKERKALTINPAKTCQPIGAMYAALGIHGCLPHSHGSQGCCAYHRSMLTRHYKEPVSAATSSFTEGASVFGGQANLVQAINNIFTVYEPEVIAVHTTCLSETIGDDLNQIRDKAQKTGKIPEGKTVIGAPTPSYVGSHVTGFSNMVKAMAQLAEPSGKKSGKVNVIPGWVEPADMAEIKRLATMVGVDITLFPDTSGVLDAPLTGEYKMFPEGGVTVEELKHAGDATGTLALGEWCSADAARWLDSKCKVPCTVLDMPFGLAATDRFIDVLRTVAGVSVPDSVAYERGQLVDMISDMHQYFYGKRVALWGDPDQLISMCEFLVSLDMQPVYVVTGTPGKKFEKRIQEICADQPFEVKVKAKGDMFLMHQWIKNEPVDLLIGNTYGKYIARDEDIPFMRWGFPIVDRQGHQYFPTVGYKGGLRLLEKILNLFLDRKDRDDPEQVFELVL, from the coding sequence ATGGCATTACTCAGACATACCCCGGCTGAAGTCAAAGAGCGCAAGGCGCTCACCATCAACCCGGCCAAAACCTGTCAGCCTATCGGCGCCATGTACGCGGCGCTGGGTATCCACGGCTGCCTGCCGCACTCGCATGGTTCGCAGGGCTGCTGTGCCTACCACCGCTCCATGCTGACCCGGCACTACAAGGAACCTGTATCCGCTGCCACCAGCTCGTTCACTGAAGGCGCATCGGTTTTCGGTGGTCAGGCCAACCTTGTCCAGGCCATCAACAACATCTTCACCGTGTACGAGCCCGAAGTCATCGCGGTGCACACCACCTGCCTGTCGGAAACCATTGGCGATGATCTGAATCAGATTCGCGACAAGGCCCAGAAGACCGGCAAAATCCCCGAAGGCAAGACCGTCATCGGCGCACCGACTCCGAGCTACGTCGGCTCCCATGTCACCGGTTTTTCGAACATGGTCAAGGCCATGGCTCAACTGGCGGAACCCTCCGGCAAGAAATCCGGCAAGGTCAACGTGATCCCGGGCTGGGTTGAACCGGCAGACATGGCGGAAATCAAACGCCTGGCAACCATGGTCGGTGTGGATATCACGCTGTTCCCGGATACCTCGGGCGTACTCGATGCCCCGTTGACCGGCGAATACAAGATGTTCCCTGAAGGCGGAGTGACCGTCGAGGAATTGAAGCATGCCGGTGACGCGACCGGTACCCTGGCCCTTGGCGAGTGGTGCTCGGCCGATGCCGCCCGCTGGCTCGATTCCAAGTGCAAGGTTCCCTGCACCGTGCTGGATATGCCGTTCGGCCTCGCTGCCACTGATCGTTTCATCGACGTCCTGCGGACGGTGGCCGGTGTCTCGGTACCGGATAGCGTCGCCTACGAGCGCGGTCAGCTCGTGGATATGATTTCCGACATGCACCAGTACTTCTACGGTAAGCGCGTGGCCCTGTGGGGCGACCCTGATCAGTTGATCTCCATGTGCGAATTCCTGGTCTCCCTCGACATGCAGCCCGTGTACGTCGTGACCGGTACCCCGGGCAAGAAGTTCGAAAAGCGCATTCAGGAAATCTGCGCAGACCAGCCTTTTGAAGTGAAGGTCAAGGCCAAGGGCGACATGTTCCTGATGCACCAGTGGATCAAGAATGAACCTGTCGACCTGCTTATCGGCAACACCTACGGCAAGTACATCGCCCGTGACGAAGACATTCCGTTCATGCGCTGGGGCTTCCCCATCGTGGACCGTCAGGGCCACCAGTACTTCCCGACAGTCGGCTACAAGGGTGGGCTCAGGCTACTCGAAAAAATCCTGAACCTCTTCCTGGATCGCAAGGACCGCGACGATCCTGAACAGGTCTTCGAGCTCGTTCTGTAG
- a CDS encoding NifB/NifX family molybdenum-iron cluster-binding protein gives METTTTEYTNHPCFGIAARKQFGRLHLPVAPRSNAKVRFTSNARPQPAMMPEEALSWMEQVIDNGMDIDIVGITGPGDPLASPEPVIRTLRMVRETYPDMKLCLTSIGLNGAMHAPELADIGLSHITLLVDAVDPAVAEKLYAWVRPSTKTVSLEEGVRKLLDEQAAAVSAFSKAGITVKVNTTVYPSINAGHVESVAKTVSELGASMMAVVPYIPTEENHEISRTDQGLLSTVRECAAAHINLMPAWDECGESIVGTEMKKPSMGGVTVLPKPTPERPNVAVVSSNGMDVDLHLGHAAQVMIYGPREDGLACLLEVRDAPEPGSGVNRWKQLSSMLSDCFVLLAASAGERPRDVLSRNGISVLITDGGIEGTVDVLYGGGKKGKKKNTI, from the coding sequence ATGGAAACGACAACCACCGAATACACCAATCACCCCTGTTTCGGCATAGCAGCCCGGAAACAGTTCGGTCGCCTGCACCTGCCGGTGGCTCCACGCTCCAATGCCAAGGTTCGCTTTACGTCAAATGCCCGTCCGCAGCCTGCCATGATGCCTGAAGAGGCGTTGAGCTGGATGGAACAGGTCATTGATAACGGCATGGATATCGACATTGTGGGCATCACCGGTCCCGGTGATCCGCTGGCCTCGCCCGAGCCGGTCATCCGTACTCTTCGCATGGTTCGGGAGACCTATCCCGACATGAAGCTGTGCCTGACCTCCATCGGTCTGAACGGCGCCATGCACGCTCCGGAACTGGCGGATATCGGCCTGTCACACATCACGCTGCTGGTGGATGCCGTTGATCCCGCTGTTGCCGAAAAGCTTTACGCATGGGTTCGTCCGTCCACCAAAACCGTGTCCCTCGAAGAAGGGGTCCGCAAGCTGCTTGATGAGCAGGCTGCTGCGGTTTCGGCTTTTTCCAAAGCAGGGATCACCGTCAAGGTCAACACCACGGTCTATCCCTCCATCAATGCCGGTCATGTTGAATCGGTGGCCAAAACCGTGTCCGAGCTCGGCGCTTCGATGATGGCGGTGGTGCCGTACATCCCGACCGAAGAAAACCATGAAATTTCCCGCACCGATCAGGGGCTGCTGTCCACTGTCCGCGAATGTGCGGCTGCACATATCAATCTCATGCCTGCCTGGGATGAGTGTGGCGAATCCATTGTCGGCACTGAAATGAAAAAGCCTTCGATGGGCGGCGTCACCGTCCTGCCCAAGCCGACCCCGGAGCGCCCCAATGTGGCGGTGGTCTCATCCAATGGAATGGATGTCGACCTCCATCTGGGGCATGCGGCGCAGGTCATGATTTACGGCCCCCGCGAGGATGGGCTGGCCTGTCTGTTGGAAGTGCGTGACGCACCGGAACCCGGTTCCGGCGTCAACCGCTGGAAACAGTTGTCGAGTATGCTGTCCGATTGTTTTGTTCTGCTTGCGGCCAGCGCCGGAGAACGGCCCCGCGATGTGCTCAGTCGAAACGGCATTTCCGTGCTGATCACGGACGGCGGCATCGAAGGAACCGTGGACGTGCTGTATGGCGGCGGAAAGAAAGGCAAGAAAAAGAACACCATATAA
- a CDS encoding (2Fe-2S) ferredoxin domain-containing protein translates to MAVPERMIICCQSFRAAGDPKGICHKQTDGFLQYIEEEILDRGLDALVVATTCLKQCESGPIMVVQPDNWWFKGVDSEEAIDEILDALEEGEPCADYLAA, encoded by the coding sequence ATGGCTGTACCTGAGAGAATGATTATTTGTTGTCAGAGTTTTCGTGCCGCGGGCGACCCAAAAGGCATCTGCCACAAGCAGACTGATGGATTCCTGCAGTACATCGAAGAAGAAATTCTCGACCGTGGCCTGGACGCGCTGGTCGTTGCCACCACATGCCTCAAGCAATGTGAATCCGGCCCGATCATGGTCGTTCAGCCCGACAACTGGTGGTTCAAGGGCGTGGATAGCGAAGAAGCCATCGACGAAATCCTTGATGCGCTGGAAGAGGGCGAACCCTGTGCCGACTACCTTGCTGCCTAG
- a CDS encoding GNAT family N-acetyltransferase, whose product MPEAVVIRPAEYADLSGLVCLLEALFSLEEDFRFNPAKQRRGLEMMLNNGRGRILTACNANGTVVGMCSGQLTISTAEGGPAVLIEDVVVHKDWRGQGIGARLMNEISQWAQENRAQRLQLLADVDNSAALDFYAHLGWRKTQLICLRNRM is encoded by the coding sequence ATGCCTGAAGCCGTTGTCATCCGACCCGCCGAGTATGCTGACCTTTCTGGTCTCGTCTGTCTGCTTGAAGCGCTGTTCTCACTGGAGGAGGACTTCCGCTTCAACCCTGCCAAGCAGCGGCGTGGGCTGGAGATGATGCTGAACAATGGTCGGGGACGCATCCTGACTGCCTGTAATGCCAACGGGACTGTGGTTGGCATGTGCTCGGGACAGTTGACAATATCCACGGCAGAAGGCGGTCCCGCCGTCCTTATAGAGGACGTGGTCGTCCACAAGGACTGGCGGGGCCAGGGCATTGGGGCCCGGCTCATGAATGAAATCAGCCAGTGGGCGCAGGAGAACAGGGCGCAGCGCCTTCAGCTTCTGGCCGATGTCGACAACAGCGCAGCACTTGATTTCTACGCTCACCTTGGCTGGCGAAAGACGCAACTCATCTGCCTTCGTAATCGAATGTAA
- the nifE gene encoding nitrogenase iron-molybdenum cofactor biosynthesis protein NifE gives MSTILEERKDQIHRTGEGAIDIACNRESLAGAVSQRACVFCGSRVVLYPIADALHLVHGPIGCAVYTWDIRGALSSGPELHRLSFSTDLQETDVIFGGEKKLEAALDELIDRHNPKAAFVYSTCIVGLIGDDLEAVCRKMSEAKGIPVLPVMSEGFKGNKRAGYLAACKAMFKLIGTRPTEGISDISINIFGDFNLAGEIWIIREYFEKMGVQVVANVTGDGRVNDIGRCHGAALNLVQCSGATLDLAKMMEESFGTPYERVSYLGIEDMADSLYKVADFFKDKDPEIVERTRTLVRDELQKLMPELAQYRRDLEGKKVAMYVGGSFKAFSLVKAFRHLGMKVVMVGSQTGTKEDYAELEQITDPGTVIVDDANPLELSHFIKEKDVDIFVGGVKERPIAYKLGVGFCDHNHERKEALEGFEGMLNFAREIHASAMSPVWQFAPRRANRPSEQGKEAVNE, from the coding sequence ATGAGTACCATCTTGGAAGAAAGAAAGGATCAGATCCACCGGACCGGTGAAGGCGCTATCGATATCGCCTGCAACCGTGAGTCTCTGGCGGGTGCGGTCAGCCAGCGGGCCTGTGTGTTCTGCGGCTCCCGCGTGGTCCTGTATCCCATAGCCGATGCCCTGCACCTTGTGCACGGTCCCATCGGTTGTGCCGTCTACACCTGGGATATCAGAGGGGCGCTCTCAAGCGGCCCGGAACTGCATAGGCTGTCCTTTTCCACCGATCTTCAGGAGACCGATGTCATTTTTGGTGGTGAGAAAAAACTGGAAGCCGCTCTGGATGAACTCATTGACCGGCATAACCCAAAGGCCGCTTTTGTCTATTCCACCTGCATCGTGGGGCTGATCGGCGATGACCTGGAAGCGGTTTGTCGTAAGATGTCCGAAGCCAAGGGAATACCGGTTCTTCCGGTCATGTCCGAAGGGTTCAAGGGCAACAAGCGGGCCGGATATCTGGCTGCCTGCAAGGCGATGTTCAAGCTCATCGGCACCCGTCCAACCGAAGGCATATCCGATATTTCCATTAATATTTTTGGTGATTTCAACCTCGCCGGTGAGATTTGGATCATCCGTGAATACTTCGAGAAGATGGGTGTGCAGGTAGTTGCCAACGTGACAGGAGACGGCCGCGTTAACGATATCGGCCGATGCCACGGCGCAGCTCTCAATCTGGTGCAGTGCTCGGGCGCAACTCTCGACCTTGCCAAGATGATGGAGGAATCCTTCGGAACACCCTACGAGCGGGTCTCCTACCTCGGTATCGAGGATATGGCTGACTCACTCTACAAGGTGGCCGATTTCTTCAAGGACAAGGACCCGGAGATCGTGGAGCGCACCCGCACTCTGGTTCGGGATGAGTTGCAGAAGCTCATGCCCGAGCTGGCGCAGTACCGCCGCGATCTGGAAGGCAAAAAGGTCGCCATGTACGTGGGCGGATCGTTCAAGGCCTTCTCTTTGGTCAAGGCGTTCCGGCATCTCGGCATGAAGGTGGTCATGGTCGGCTCCCAGACCGGGACCAAGGAAGACTACGCCGAGCTGGAACAGATCACTGATCCAGGCACGGTCATTGTTGATGATGCCAACCCGCTTGAGTTGTCCCATTTCATCAAGGAAAAGGATGTGGACATCTTTGTGGGCGGGGTCAAGGAACGCCCCATTGCTTACAAATTGGGTGTTGGTTTCTGTGACCACAACCACGAGCGCAAGGAAGCGCTGGAAGGCTTTGAAGGGATGCTTAATTTCGCCCGCGAGATTCATGCCTCGGCCATGTCACCTGTGTGGCAGTTCGCGCCGCGCCGGGCCAATCGCCCATCCGAACAGGGAAAGGAGGCCGTCAATGAGTAA
- a CDS encoding nitrogenase component 1, translated as MSKVKMPAKPNYVSTTNACKLCTPLGASMAFRGVEGAIPFLHGSQGCATYMRRYIISHFREPVDIASSALGEKNAIYGGGPNLKKGCLNVMKKYEPKLIGVATTCLTETIGDDVPMIMKEFHAEFGDLELPEIVQVSTPSYSGTHTDGWHGAVRSLVEQLCVSKVEDTGKINILPNMVSCEDIRHLQDICRDFGIGATILPDISETLDGPALEDYVKIPSGGTPIEEIKEMSGARGTIEFGRCLPKKTGGTSLESSFGVTNHRIGLPMGLRESDRLYDTLVELSGTDIPRRYELERGRLVDAYVDGHKYVFGKRAVVYGEEDLVVGLCAFLSEIGIDVVLAGTGSRNKGLEDAIAAVTDGVARMAPQVREGVDFHDIAEEAETLAPDLLVGHSKGYRYAKAWGVPLVRVGFPIHDRFGGQRMLHLGYKGALNLFDQIVNVVIEKKQADSLVGYGYI; from the coding sequence ATGAGTAAGGTCAAAATGCCTGCAAAGCCCAACTATGTTTCCACCACCAACGCCTGCAAGCTGTGTACGCCCCTTGGCGCATCCATGGCATTCCGCGGTGTGGAAGGCGCCATCCCGTTCCTGCATGGATCGCAGGGGTGTGCCACCTACATGCGTCGGTACATCATCTCTCATTTTCGTGAGCCGGTGGATATCGCTTCTTCGGCACTTGGTGAAAAGAACGCCATCTACGGTGGTGGTCCCAACCTGAAGAAGGGGTGCCTCAACGTCATGAAAAAGTATGAGCCGAAGCTCATCGGCGTTGCCACCACCTGCCTCACCGAGACCATCGGCGATGACGTGCCCATGATCATGAAGGAGTTCCATGCCGAGTTTGGTGATCTGGAACTGCCGGAGATCGTGCAGGTCTCAACGCCCAGCTACAGCGGGACCCACACCGATGGATGGCACGGCGCGGTCCGTTCGCTGGTCGAGCAGCTTTGCGTTTCTAAAGTAGAGGATACAGGAAAAATCAACATTCTTCCCAACATGGTCTCCTGCGAAGATATCCGCCATTTGCAGGACATCTGCCGCGATTTCGGTATCGGAGCCACCATTCTGCCCGACATTTCCGAAACCCTCGATGGTCCGGCCCTGGAGGATTACGTGAAAATCCCCTCCGGCGGCACGCCCATTGAGGAGATCAAGGAGATGTCCGGTGCTCGCGGCACCATCGAGTTTGGCCGGTGCCTGCCCAAGAAAACTGGCGGCACCTCGCTGGAATCCTCCTTCGGTGTCACCAATCACCGCATTGGCCTGCCCATGGGGTTACGCGAGTCGGATCGACTCTACGACACGCTGGTCGAACTGTCCGGCACCGACATTCCCCGTCGATACGAACTGGAGCGTGGCCGCCTCGTGGATGCTTACGTGGACGGACACAAGTACGTGTTTGGCAAGCGGGCCGTTGTCTACGGCGAGGAAGATCTGGTGGTCGGGCTGTGCGCGTTTCTGTCCGAGATCGGCATTGATGTCGTCCTGGCCGGAACCGGCTCCCGCAACAAGGGACTGGAAGACGCCATTGCCGCAGTGACGGATGGTGTGGCCCGGATGGCGCCGCAGGTCCGTGAAGGTGTCGATTTTCACGACATTGCCGAAGAAGCCGAGACCCTCGCGCCCGATCTGCTTGTCGGTCACTCCAAGGGGTACCGCTATGCCAAGGCATGGGGCGTTCCGCTGGTTCGTGTCGGATTCCCCATCCATGACCGCTTCGGCGGGCAGCGCATGCTGCACCTCGGCTACAAGGGCGCGCTCAATCTGTTTGATCAGATCGTCAACGTCGTTATCGAGAAAAAGCAGGCTGATAGCTTGGTCGGCTACGGATACATCTAG
- a CDS encoding radical SAM protein, which yields MHKDTTKHPCFNKEKAGSCGRVHLPVAPKCNIQCNYCNRKYDCVNESRPGVTSGVLKPYQAAEYMDKVLEKEPRITVAGIAGPGDPFANPAETIETMRLLNQKHPQLLFCLSSNGMGILPYLDDIAELGVSHVTITISAVDPAIGAKIYSWVKDGNVVYRGEQGAKILLDRQLAAIKGLKERGVVVKVNSIVIPGINDEHIVEVAKVAAELGADIQNMIPLKPTQDTPFSGITEPGRETVVPLRKEAGEYIEQMTHCKRCRADAVGLLNEDKSMALCGTLQACSKLKPLEVEMARPYVAVATREGMLVNQHLGEAGSFQIWGESDAGTFRMVEERQAPKSGCGPQRWADLANTLSDCRAVLCAAIGETPKMLLEEHGVKSYVVDGFIEDALRFVYEGGDINALKVRRSGIGSACSGGGGGCG from the coding sequence ATGCACAAGGATACCACCAAGCACCCGTGTTTCAATAAGGAAAAAGCTGGCTCCTGCGGCCGTGTACATCTGCCCGTGGCCCCCAAATGCAACATTCAGTGCAACTACTGCAATCGCAAGTATGACTGTGTGAACGAGTCCCGCCCCGGTGTGACCAGCGGCGTTCTCAAACCGTATCAGGCTGCGGAGTACATGGATAAGGTATTGGAAAAGGAACCGCGTATCACGGTGGCAGGCATTGCCGGTCCGGGCGATCCGTTTGCCAACCCTGCCGAAACCATTGAGACCATGCGTCTGCTCAATCAGAAGCATCCACAGCTCCTGTTCTGCCTGTCGTCCAATGGCATGGGAATCCTGCCGTATCTGGATGATATAGCCGAGCTGGGCGTGTCCCATGTGACCATCACCATTTCGGCGGTGGACCCGGCCATTGGCGCGAAAATCTACTCCTGGGTCAAGGATGGCAATGTCGTCTATCGCGGCGAGCAGGGGGCCAAAATCCTGCTGGACCGGCAGTTGGCAGCCATCAAGGGCCTCAAGGAGCGGGGCGTTGTGGTTAAGGTGAACTCCATCGTCATTCCGGGCATCAACGATGAGCACATTGTAGAAGTTGCCAAGGTTGCCGCAGAACTCGGGGCCGACATCCAGAACATGATTCCACTCAAGCCGACGCAGGATACCCCGTTCTCGGGAATCACCGAACCCGGTAGGGAGACCGTTGTTCCCCTGCGCAAGGAGGCGGGCGAATACATCGAGCAGATGACCCACTGCAAGCGGTGTCGTGCCGATGCTGTCGGCCTGCTGAACGAAGACAAGTCTATGGCCCTGTGCGGCACCTTGCAGGCTTGCTCCAAGCTCAAGCCGCTGGAAGTGGAAATGGCCCGCCCTTACGTGGCGGTTGCCACCCGTGAAGGCATGCTGGTGAATCAGCACCTCGGTGAGGCCGGATCATTCCAGATATGGGGCGAATCAGATGCCGGAACCTTCCGGATGGTGGAGGAACGTCAGGCGCCGAAATCCGGGTGTGGTCCCCAGCGTTGGGCTGACCTTGCCAACACCTTGAGCGACTGTCGCGCTGTATTGTGTGCGGCAATCGGTGAAACACCGAAGATGTTGCTGGAAGAGCATGGGGTGAAATCCTATGTCGTGGACGGGTTCATCGAGGATGCGCTGCGGTTTGTCTATGAAGGCGGCGACATCAATGCACTCAAGGTGCGACGTAGCGGCATCGGCTCGGCCTGTTCGGGTGGCGGTGGCGGCTGCGGCTAA
- a CDS encoding molybdopterin-containing oxidoreductase family protein — protein sequence MSKEYVNSICGMCSVRCPIQVEVVDGKAEYIQGGKSLNGSLCPRGAAGTALTYDEERPQYPMIRAGERGEGKWRKVSWDEALDYVADKLKAVQEEYGKDAILFSDRGGPFRDFYRAFLRGIGTANYNNHDSACARNVQNSALSVFGFGRKGVSYDFKNCKHIVLQQRNVMEAINVAEVNNVLSGMENGAKLTVIDIRANVPATKADNFFLIRPGTDYAFNLAVLHVLINEELYDKEYVANWFDGFDALKVFVQQYPPEWAEEETGIAADSIRDFCRQLAEAAPSVIWHPGWMTARYSDSFYMSRTIYLINALLGAIGAKGGLPFMGKPGDAGAKGLQSFMNLYPKPEGKRADGIGWMEGRKHYDAGPGLVNLAYDAIVEGKPYPIKAYIAQRHDPLMAFPDMKDVKAMWDNLDLLVAVTFSWSDTAWYSDVVLPISPFLERDDTIMTKNGPKPSFVMRKRAIEPLYDTKAIWEIYSGLAKRFGLDDLVYENIEDIWKFQLEGTGYTIEDFAETGAVGLASAPIYKPVTENSFKTPSGKIQIIDAKLEEDGLPSLKPYESPERPPEDKFRITFGRCALHTQGHTVNNKLLFERMPENTLWIHTDRAKALGIENDEYVSVGNNGYSAKIRAFVTDFIHPECVFMIHGFGHTLPCESRAIGKGAADNELMPKGIRKYDKGGGAISMQEHFVTVSKA from the coding sequence ATGAGTAAGGAATATGTGAACAGCATCTGCGGCATGTGCTCCGTGCGCTGCCCCATTCAGGTCGAAGTAGTAGACGGGAAAGCCGAGTATATTCAGGGCGGTAAATCCCTGAACGGCTCACTGTGTCCTCGTGGCGCTGCCGGAACAGCTCTCACCTATGATGAAGAGCGCCCGCAGTACCCCATGATTCGTGCAGGCGAACGAGGCGAAGGCAAATGGCGCAAGGTCTCCTGGGACGAAGCCCTTGATTACGTTGCCGACAAGCTGAAAGCCGTTCAGGAAGAATATGGCAAGGATGCCATCCTCTTCTCCGACCGCGGCGGCCCCTTCCGTGATTTCTATCGCGCGTTCCTGCGTGGCATAGGCACCGCCAACTACAACAACCACGACTCTGCCTGCGCCCGTAACGTCCAGAACTCCGCCCTTTCCGTATTCGGATTCGGACGCAAGGGTGTCTCCTACGATTTCAAGAACTGTAAACACATTGTCCTTCAGCAGCGCAACGTCATGGAAGCTATCAACGTGGCCGAAGTGAACAACGTGCTCTCGGGCATGGAAAACGGCGCCAAGCTGACCGTCATCGACATCCGCGCCAACGTTCCGGCAACCAAGGCCGACAACTTCTTCCTCATCCGCCCCGGCACAGACTACGCGTTCAACCTCGCAGTCCTTCATGTCCTTATTAATGAAGAGCTCTACGACAAGGAATATGTCGCCAACTGGTTCGACGGTTTCGACGCGCTCAAGGTCTTTGTCCAGCAGTACCCCCCGGAATGGGCGGAAGAGGAAACCGGCATTGCCGCCGATTCCATCCGCGACTTCTGCCGTCAACTGGCCGAAGCCGCCCCGAGCGTTATCTGGCATCCCGGCTGGATGACCGCCCGCTACTCCGATTCTTTCTACATGTCCCGCACTATCTACCTGATCAATGCCCTGCTCGGCGCCATCGGCGCAAAGGGTGGCCTGCCGTTCATGGGCAAGCCGGGCGATGCCGGAGCAAAGGGACTGCAATCGTTCATGAATCTCTATCCGAAGCCCGAAGGCAAACGTGCCGACGGCATCGGCTGGATGGAAGGCCGCAAGCACTACGATGCCGGTCCCGGACTGGTGAACCTCGCCTACGACGCCATCGTCGAAGGCAAGCCCTACCCGATCAAGGCGTACATTGCCCAGCGCCACGACCCTCTCATGGCTTTCCCGGACATGAAAGACGTCAAGGCCATGTGGGACAATCTGGACCTGCTCGTTGCCGTGACCTTCTCCTGGTCCGACACCGCGTGGTACTCGGACGTGGTTCTGCCCATCTCGCCGTTCCTTGAGCGCGACGACACCATCATGACCAAGAACGGTCCCAAGCCTTCCTTTGTCATGCGCAAGCGCGCCATCGAGCCTCTCTACGACACCAAGGCGATCTGGGAGATTTATTCCGGCCTCGCCAAACGGTTCGGACTGGATGATCTGGTATATGAAAACATCGAAGATATCTGGAAATTCCAGTTGGAAGGCACCGGATATACTATCGAGGACTTTGCAGAAACCGGCGCAGTCGGCCTCGCTTCCGCCCCCATCTACAAGCCCGTAACCGAGAACTCTTTCAAGACACCGTCCGGAAAGATCCAGATTATCGATGCCAAGCTTGAAGAAGACGGGCTTCCCTCGCTGAAGCCCTACGAGTCTCCCGAACGCCCCCCGGAAGACAAGTTCCGCATCACCTTTGGCCGTTGTGCCCTGCATACACAGGGCCACACGGTCAATAACAAGCTCCTGTTCGAGCGCATGCCCGAGAACACGCTCTGGATTCACACCGATCGAGCCAAGGCCCTCGGCATTGAGAACGACGAATACGTCAGCGTCGGCAACAACGGTTACTCGGCCAAGATCCGCGCCTTTGTCACCGACTTCATCCACCCCGAGTGCGTCTTCATGATCCACGGTTTCGGTCACACCCTGCCGTGCGAATCCCGCGCCATAGGCAAGGGAGCCGCAGACAATGAACTGATGCCCAAGGGTATCCGCAAGTATGACAAGGGCGGCGGCGCCATCTCCATGCAGGAGCATTTCGTCACCGTTTCCAAAGCATAG
- a CDS encoding 4Fe-4S dicluster domain-containing protein produces MATYKIKFDKKRCIACDACLVHCKVKNKVPAGISLNRLTAEGPIADKDGKPTAKLKYQTCLHCKKPLCVPACPNEALYKREDGLVLIHMDKCDGCQSCIEACPWDVPVYNEATGKIMKCDFCVDRVDAGGIPACVTGCTANALEFVRSE; encoded by the coding sequence ATGGCCACGTACAAAATCAAGTTTGACAAGAAACGGTGTATCGCCTGTGACGCCTGTCTCGTTCACTGCAAAGTGAAGAACAAGGTGCCAGCAGGAATCAGCCTGAACCGGCTTACCGCCGAAGGGCCCATTGCCGACAAGGACGGCAAGCCCACGGCCAAGCTCAAGTACCAGACCTGCCTGCACTGCAAGAAGCCCTTGTGTGTCCCGGCATGTCCCAATGAAGCCCTCTATAAAAGGGAAGATGGGCTGGTTTTGATCCACATGGACAAGTGTGACGGTTGTCAATCCTGTATTGAAGCGTGTCCGTGGGATGTTCCTGTCTACAATGAAGCGACAGGTAAGATCATGAAGTGTGATTTTTGCGTGGACCGCGTGGATGCCGGGGGTATCCCGGCCTGCGTGACTGGCTGCACAGCCAATGCCCTTGAGTTCGTGCGGTCGGAATAA